A region from the Pseudonocardia petroleophila genome encodes:
- a CDS encoding LysR family transcriptional regulator — MTLTQLAYLVALADSRSFTRAADAVGVAQPTLSRQLRVLETELGAPLVQRGGREGIALTPAGEVVLPLARRMLADADRARTGVAELIGLQRGRVRVGATPSLCIGVLADVLRVFHEQYPDVRLELVESGSQPLVRSLVRGELDVALVIVPSSGVDTALHTTPVLRERLSVASPASERAPSPRGSLTVHELARRPLIVPRQGYDVRESVLRAYADAGETPRFAVEGGEMDAVLRLVEAGTGVAVVPDLVFAGRPRLRRTVLTPPLYRTVALARRADLDPTHAMTAFRDTLLSFLTELSAGDGLPGDVQVLRRPD; from the coding sequence GTGACGTTGACGCAGCTCGCCTACCTCGTGGCACTGGCCGACTCGCGCAGCTTCACCCGGGCCGCCGACGCGGTGGGGGTCGCGCAGCCGACGCTGTCGCGGCAGCTGCGGGTCCTCGAGACCGAGCTGGGGGCGCCGCTGGTGCAGCGCGGGGGGCGGGAGGGCATCGCCCTCACCCCCGCGGGCGAGGTCGTGCTGCCGCTGGCCCGGCGCATGCTGGCCGACGCCGACCGGGCCCGCACCGGCGTCGCGGAGCTGATCGGGCTGCAGCGCGGGCGGGTGCGGGTCGGCGCCACCCCGTCGCTGTGCATCGGCGTGCTCGCCGACGTGCTGCGCGTCTTCCACGAGCAGTACCCCGACGTGCGGCTGGAGCTGGTCGAGAGCGGGTCGCAGCCGCTGGTGCGCTCGCTCGTGCGCGGCGAGCTCGACGTGGCGCTGGTGATCGTCCCGAGCTCCGGCGTCGACACCGCCCTGCACACCACCCCGGTCCTGCGGGAGCGGCTGTCGGTGGCCTCCCCCGCCTCGGAGCGCGCGCCGTCCCCGCGCGGGTCGCTGACCGTCCACGAGCTGGCCCGCCGCCCGCTGATCGTCCCGCGGCAGGGCTACGACGTGCGCGAGTCGGTGCTCCGGGCCTACGCCGACGCCGGTGAGACGCCGCGGTTCGCCGTGGAGGGCGGGGAGATGGACGCGGTCCTGCGGCTCGTCGAGGCCGGGACGGGGGTCGCGGTGGTGCCGGACCTGGTGTTCGCCGGCCGGCCGCGACTGCGGCGGACCGTGCTCACGCCCCCGCTCTACCGCACCGTGGCGCTGGCCCGCCGCGCCGACCTCGACCCCACGCACGCGATGACGGCGTTCCGGGACACGCTGCTGTCGTTCCTCACCGAGCTCTCCGCCGGCGACGGCCTGCCCGGGGACGTGCAGGTGCTGCGCCGTCCTGATTAG
- a CDS encoding hemerythrin domain-containing protein has translation MPDVIRLILDDHESFRARFAELEKLHDDATAAAAIWAPLAAELEVHATAEEQFFYPQLLKRVEDMEDETEDAVGDHDDIRKGIRRAAAAELGSDEWWAGIKDAQEANDHHLAEEERDDLAPFLEKATLEVRHQVGEKFAAFKREHAHGAGLDYSDTGAEEYMEEHTS, from the coding sequence ATGCCCGACGTCATCCGCCTCATCCTCGACGACCACGAGTCCTTCCGCGCCCGCTTCGCCGAGCTGGAGAAGCTGCACGACGACGCCACCGCGGCCGCCGCGATCTGGGCGCCGCTGGCCGCCGAGCTCGAGGTGCACGCCACGGCCGAGGAGCAGTTCTTCTACCCGCAGCTCCTCAAGCGCGTCGAGGACATGGAGGACGAGACCGAGGACGCCGTCGGCGACCACGACGACATCCGCAAGGGCATCCGGCGCGCCGCGGCCGCCGAGCTCGGCAGCGACGAGTGGTGGGCCGGGATCAAGGACGCGCAGGAGGCCAACGACCACCACCTGGCCGAGGAGGAGCGCGACGACCTCGCGCCGTTCCTGGAGAAGGCCACGCTCGAGGTCCGCCACCAGGTCGGGGAGAAGTTCGCGGCGTTCAAGCGCGAGCACGCCCACGGGGCGGGGCTCGACTACTCCGACACCGGCGCGGAGGAGTACATGGAGGAGCACACCTCCTAG
- the recA gene encoding recombinase RecA, translated as MWSPAMIAPDREKALELALAQIEKNHGKGSVMRLGDDTRPPVGIIPTGSIALDVALGVGGLPRGRVVEIYGPESSGKTTVALHAVANAQAAGGIAAFIDAEHALDPEYAKALGVDTDNLLVSQPDTGEQALEIADMLIRSGALDLIVVDSVAALVPRAEIEGEMGDSHVGLQARLMSQALRKITGALSNSGTTMIFINQLREKIGVMFGSPETTTGGKALKFYASVRLDIRRIETLKDGSDMVGNRTRVKVVKNKVAPPFKQAEFDILYGVGISREGSLVDVGVEQGLVRKSGAWYTYEGDQLGQGKENARKFLRENPDVANEIEKRIKEKLGIGAVVDADVPVPAPVDF; from the coding sequence ATGTGGAGCCCGGCGATGATCGCACCCGACCGCGAGAAGGCGCTCGAACTCGCCCTCGCCCAGATCGAGAAGAACCACGGCAAGGGCTCGGTGATGCGCCTGGGCGACGACACCCGTCCGCCGGTGGGCATCATCCCCACGGGGTCGATCGCGCTCGACGTCGCGCTCGGCGTGGGCGGCCTGCCCCGCGGCCGCGTCGTGGAGATCTACGGGCCGGAGTCCAGCGGAAAGACCACGGTCGCGCTGCACGCGGTGGCCAACGCCCAGGCCGCGGGCGGCATCGCGGCCTTCATCGACGCCGAGCACGCGCTCGACCCGGAGTACGCGAAGGCGCTGGGAGTCGACACCGACAACCTGCTCGTCTCCCAGCCCGACACGGGGGAGCAGGCGCTCGAGATCGCCGACATGCTCATCCGGTCCGGCGCGCTCGACCTCATCGTCGTCGACTCGGTGGCCGCGCTCGTGCCCCGCGCCGAGATCGAGGGCGAGATGGGCGACAGCCACGTCGGCCTGCAGGCCCGGCTGATGAGCCAGGCGCTGCGCAAGATCACCGGTGCGCTGAGCAACTCCGGCACCACGATGATCTTCATCAACCAGCTGCGCGAGAAGATCGGCGTCATGTTCGGCTCGCCGGAGACCACCACCGGTGGCAAGGCGCTCAAGTTCTACGCCTCGGTCCGGCTCGACATCCGCCGCATCGAGACGCTCAAGGACGGCTCCGACATGGTCGGCAACCGCACCCGCGTCAAGGTCGTGAAGAACAAGGTGGCCCCGCCGTTCAAGCAGGCGGAGTTCGACATCCTCTACGGCGTCGGGATCAGTCGGGAGGGTTCGCTGGTCGACGTCGGCGTCGAGCAGGGCCTCGTCCGCAAGTCCGGTGCCTGGTACACCTACGAGGGCGACCAGCTCGGGCAGGGCAAGGAGAACGCCCGCAAGTTCCTGCGCGAGAACCCCGATGTCGCCAACGAGATCGAGAAGCGCATCAAGGAGAAGCTCGGCATCGGTGCCGTGGTCGACGCCGACGTGCCCGTCCCCGCCCCCGTCGACTTCTGA
- a CDS encoding succinate dehydrogenase cytochrome b subunit, with amino-acid sequence MVSLAQRANGGAPTRRAPRPSSVQLKYVMAVSGAVMFLYLVAHMIGNLKIFLGAESLDLYAEWLRVVGEPALPEQTVLWIVRIVLLAAVVGHIVAATMLARRASRARPVKYAHKSRVAGSYATRTMRWGGVIVALFIVYHILDLTTGTLNPNGVYGDVYANLVADFAPQRWYVTAFYVLSILALTLHLRHGLWSALQSLGRTRGGNLVALKTTANVVAIALAVGFLAVPLSITFGLVS; translated from the coding sequence ATGGTCTCCCTGGCTCAGCGCGCGAACGGTGGTGCGCCGACCCGACGTGCTCCGCGGCCGTCGTCCGTGCAGCTCAAGTACGTGATGGCCGTCTCCGGCGCGGTCATGTTCCTCTACCTCGTCGCGCACATGATCGGCAACCTGAAGATCTTCCTCGGGGCCGAGTCGCTGGACCTCTACGCGGAGTGGCTGCGCGTCGTCGGCGAGCCCGCGCTGCCGGAGCAGACCGTCCTGTGGATCGTGCGGATCGTGCTGCTGGCCGCCGTCGTCGGCCACATCGTCGCGGCGACGATGCTCGCCCGCCGCGCGTCGCGGGCCCGCCCGGTGAAGTACGCGCACAAGAGCCGGGTGGCGGGGTCCTACGCCACCCGCACGATGCGGTGGGGCGGCGTGATCGTCGCGCTGTTCATCGTCTACCACATCCTCGACCTGACGACGGGCACGCTGAACCCCAACGGCGTCTACGGCGACGTCTACGCCAACCTCGTGGCCGACTTCGCGCCGCAGCGCTGGTACGTCACCGCGTTCTACGTCCTGTCGATCCTCGCCCTGACCCTGCACCTGCGCCACGGGCTGTGGAGCGCGCTGCAGTCGCTGGGCCGCACCCGCGGCGGCAACCTCGTCGCGCTCAAGACGACGGCGAACGTCGTCGCGATCGCGCTGGCCGTCGGCTTCCTCGCCGTCCCGCTGTCGATCACCTTCGGATTGGTGTCCTGA
- a CDS encoding fumarate reductase/succinate dehydrogenase flavoprotein subunit — MSMYSDFTIGEPIVDTAAPDGPIETRWERRRFGVKLVNPANKRKMKIIVVGTGLAGGSAAATLAEAGYQVSSFCYQDSPRRAHSIAAQGGINAAKNYRNDGDSVQRLFYDTVKGGDFRARESNVHRLAEVSVQIIDQCVAQGVPFAREYGGLLDNRSFGGVQVSRTFYAKGQTGQQLLLGAYQALERQIDAGRVEMHTRHEMLELVVVDGRARGIIVRDMVTGEIETHLADAVVLASGGYGNVFYLSTNAKGCNVTATWRAHRKGALFANPCFTQIHPTCIPVSGDHQSKLTLMSESLRNDGRIWVPKEMGDTRPPKDIPEDERDYFLERQYPAFGNLVPRDIASRAAKTVCDAKRGVGPSGLGVYLDFSEIIERTGQAAVAAKYGNLFDIYERITGENPYEVPMRIYPAVHYTMGGLWVDYDLQSTIPGMFVVGEANFSDHGANRLGASALMQGLADGYFVLPNTIGDYLAKSHLEPVADDAPEVVEARTQVTDRIEKLLSIDGVRTVDSFHRELGHIMWDYCGMERTDEGLRKALDLIKDLRREFWQSVKVPGSAATLNQSLEKAGRVADFLELGELMCLDALHRTESCGGHFRAESQVDGEAERDDENFSYAAAWEFTGVGEPPVLHKEDLVFDYVTPSQRSYK, encoded by the coding sequence ATGAGCATGTACAGCGACTTCACGATCGGTGAGCCGATCGTCGACACCGCGGCCCCCGACGGGCCCATCGAGACCCGCTGGGAGCGCCGCCGGTTCGGCGTGAAGCTGGTCAACCCGGCCAACAAGCGCAAGATGAAGATCATCGTGGTGGGCACGGGCCTGGCCGGCGGTTCGGCCGCGGCGACGCTGGCCGAGGCCGGCTACCAGGTGTCGAGCTTCTGCTACCAGGACAGCCCGCGCCGCGCGCACTCGATCGCCGCGCAGGGCGGGATCAACGCCGCGAAGAACTACCGCAACGACGGCGACTCGGTGCAGCGGCTGTTCTACGACACCGTCAAGGGCGGCGACTTCCGCGCCCGCGAGTCCAACGTGCACCGCCTCGCCGAGGTCAGCGTGCAGATCATCGACCAGTGCGTGGCGCAGGGCGTGCCGTTCGCCCGCGAGTACGGCGGCCTGCTCGACAACCGCTCCTTCGGCGGCGTGCAGGTCTCCCGCACCTTCTACGCCAAGGGCCAGACGGGTCAGCAGCTCCTGCTGGGCGCCTACCAGGCCCTGGAGCGCCAGATCGACGCCGGTCGCGTCGAGATGCACACCCGCCACGAGATGCTCGAGCTCGTCGTCGTCGACGGCCGGGCCCGCGGGATCATCGTCCGGGACATGGTGACCGGCGAGATCGAGACCCACCTCGCCGACGCCGTGGTGCTGGCCAGCGGCGGCTACGGCAACGTCTTCTACCTGTCGACCAACGCCAAGGGCTGCAACGTCACCGCGACCTGGCGCGCGCACCGCAAGGGCGCGCTGTTCGCGAACCCGTGCTTCACCCAGATCCACCCGACGTGCATCCCGGTCTCCGGCGACCACCAGTCGAAGCTGACGCTGATGAGCGAGTCGCTGCGCAACGACGGCCGCATCTGGGTGCCGAAGGAGATGGGCGACACCCGCCCGCCGAAGGACATCCCCGAGGACGAGCGCGACTACTTCCTCGAGCGGCAGTACCCGGCGTTCGGCAACCTGGTGCCGCGCGACATCGCCAGCCGCGCGGCCAAGACGGTGTGCGACGCCAAGCGCGGCGTCGGCCCGTCGGGGCTGGGCGTCTACCTGGACTTCTCCGAGATCATCGAGCGGACCGGGCAGGCCGCGGTGGCCGCGAAGTACGGCAACCTCTTCGACATCTACGAGCGCATCACCGGGGAGAACCCCTACGAGGTCCCGATGCGGATCTACCCGGCGGTGCACTACACGATGGGCGGGCTGTGGGTCGACTACGACCTGCAGAGCACGATCCCCGGCATGTTCGTCGTCGGCGAGGCGAACTTCTCCGACCACGGCGCCAACCGGCTCGGCGCGTCCGCGCTGATGCAGGGCCTGGCCGACGGCTACTTCGTCCTGCCGAACACGATCGGCGACTACCTGGCCAAGAGCCACCTGGAGCCGGTCGCCGACGACGCCCCCGAGGTGGTCGAGGCACGCACGCAGGTCACCGACCGGATCGAGAAGCTCCTGTCGATCGACGGCGTGCGCACCGTCGACTCCTTCCACCGCGAGCTGGGCCACATCATGTGGGACTACTGCGGCATGGAGCGCACCGACGAGGGCCTGCGCAAGGCGCTCGACCTGATCAAGGACCTCCGTCGCGAGTTCTGGCAGTCGGTCAAGGTCCCCGGCTCGGCGGCCACGCTGAACCAGTCGCTGGAGAAGGCCGGCCGGGTGGCCGACTTCCTCGAGCTCGGCGAGCTGATGTGCCTCGACGCGCTGCACCGCACGGAGTCCTGCGGCGGCCACTTCCGCGCCGAGAGCCAGGTCGACGGCGAGGCCGAGCGCGACGACGAGAACTTCTCCTACGCCGCGGCGTGGGAGTTCACCGGTGTCGGCGAACCCCCGGTCCTGCACAAGGAGGACCTGGTCTTCGACTACGTCACCCCGAGCCAGCGGAGTTACAAGTGA
- a CDS encoding DUF3046 domain-containing protein, which produces MRLTQFRELMEGEFGAVRAASLAHDHVFAELGDRTVEQALEFGYDAREVWRAVCAAYDVPPARQ; this is translated from the coding sequence GTGCGCCTGACCCAGTTCCGTGAGCTGATGGAGGGCGAGTTCGGGGCCGTGCGTGCGGCGTCGCTCGCCCACGACCACGTGTTCGCCGAGCTCGGCGACCGCACGGTGGAGCAGGCGCTGGAGTTCGGCTACGACGCTCGTGAGGTGTGGCGGGCGGTCTGCGCCGCCTACGACGTGCCGCCCGCGCGGCAGTAG
- a CDS encoding RecX family transcriptional regulator produces the protein MGGRVARFDADGDDPGRSDGPGAESAPASQARLDAVGAAEEPAAAVATFAGLASAPGGSPTAADPTGADPAADPTAADPAGTGPARAGPAGAGQHGSGPGTDGAGSGPDDRAPDAVPEDAVPEDAGLEGTGVEGTGRPRPGAAAVARLGDALDAPPAARVAGLQVPEVAPSAAPRTARFGEGGRSGSPSRRGARGGAARARREAPGTSGSAARRARRDRADAAETIDPGVPPTDDGPSGAAAAETPRRGWGPKQIDPDADPLVAAREICLRLLTDRARTRHELAQALRQRGVPDEAAESVLSRFDEVGLIDDAAFAGQYVRSRHTYRGLSRRAIAMELRRKGVDDEVAGEALEEVDPESEEQRARELVDRKLRTVPADTPEQRTKAANRLVGMLARRGYGGGIAYRVVREALAAHGAEIDELGEG, from the coding sequence GTGGGCGGTCGGGTCGCCCGGTTCGACGCCGACGGGGACGACCCCGGTCGGTCCGACGGGCCCGGCGCGGAGTCCGCGCCGGCGTCCCAGGCCCGGCTGGACGCGGTCGGCGCCGCCGAGGAGCCGGCCGCCGCGGTCGCCACCTTCGCCGGTCTCGCGTCCGCCCCCGGCGGCAGCCCGACCGCTGCCGACCCGACCGGCGCCGATCCGGCGGCTGATCCGACCGCCGCCGACCCGGCGGGAACCGGCCCGGCACGGGCCGGCCCGGCCGGGGCCGGTCAGCACGGCAGCGGTCCGGGCACGGACGGCGCCGGGAGCGGCCCGGACGACCGGGCCCCGGACGCCGTGCCCGAGGACGCCGTGCCCGAGGACGCCGGGCTCGAGGGCACCGGGGTCGAGGGCACCGGGCGTCCGCGACCCGGTGCGGCGGCGGTGGCACGTCTCGGGGACGCGCTCGACGCCCCACCCGCCGCGCGGGTGGCCGGACTGCAGGTGCCCGAGGTCGCACCGTCCGCCGCGCCCCGCACGGCACGGTTCGGGGAGGGCGGCCGCAGCGGCTCCCCGTCCCGCCGCGGAGCACGCGGCGGCGCGGCGCGGGCGCGTCGGGAGGCCCCGGGAACCTCGGGTTCGGCGGCCCGACGGGCGCGGCGCGACCGGGCGGACGCCGCGGAGACCATCGACCCCGGGGTCCCGCCGACCGACGACGGGCCGAGCGGGGCGGCGGCGGCCGAGACGCCGCGGCGCGGCTGGGGTCCCAAGCAGATCGACCCCGACGCCGATCCGCTGGTCGCGGCCCGCGAGATCTGCCTGCGGCTGCTCACCGACCGCGCCCGCACCCGGCACGAGCTGGCGCAGGCGCTGAGGCAGCGCGGCGTTCCCGACGAGGCCGCCGAGTCGGTGCTGAGCCGCTTCGACGAGGTCGGCCTCATCGACGACGCCGCGTTCGCCGGGCAGTACGTCCGGTCCCGGCACACCTACCGCGGCCTGTCCCGGCGGGCGATCGCGATGGAGCTGCGGCGCAAGGGCGTCGACGACGAGGTGGCGGGGGAGGCGTTGGAGGAGGTCGACCCCGAGTCCGAGGAGCAGCGGGCCCGCGAGCTGGTCGACCGCAAGCTGCGCACCGTCCCCGCCGACACCCCGGAGCAGCGCACGAAGGCGGCCAACCGGCTGGTCGGGATGCTCGCCCGCAGGGGCTACGGCGGCGGCATCGCCTACCGGGTGGTGCGGGAGGCCCTCGCGGCCCACGGGGCGGAGATCGACGAGCTCGGCGAGGGCTGA
- a CDS encoding CoA transferase yields MTTPLHRVWAALGGAREDLDRLTVTGPPAPLRSTFAVTAAGTAAVGASLLAATDRPVALDTRALAIALRSERYVLRGGRSAGSVFDPLSAFHRTADGWLRLHANYPWHRAAALRVLGTTEERAPAAIAERAGVELETALHAAGGVGAAVRTAQRWRAETGAPPPLVKRHVVGDAAPRPARRPRVLDLTRVIAGPVATRTLALHGADVLRLDHPDRPEIPLQAADTLPGKRSALLDLHDAARREELLAGADVVVTGYRPGALDAFGLSPQALAQRHPGLVVVTLSAWGEQGPWGGRRGFDSLVQAACGIAVEEGSAEAPGALPAQVLDHATGYLGAAATLLALAAQRREGGTRHVRLSLAGTAAWLQDLPRSAVADVADVDPAPHLQDVGDLTLAAPPGSVDGEPLRWSGPAPSFGTAEPRWR; encoded by the coding sequence GTGACGACCCCGCTCCACCGGGTCTGGGCGGCGCTCGGCGGAGCGCGCGAGGACCTCGACCGGCTCACCGTGACCGGCCCGCCCGCCCCGCTGCGCTCGACGTTCGCCGTCACCGCCGCCGGGACCGCGGCCGTCGGGGCGTCCCTGCTGGCCGCCACCGACCGGCCCGTCGCCCTCGACACGCGGGCACTGGCGATCGCGCTGCGCAGCGAGCGGTACGTGCTCCGCGGCGGGCGGTCGGCGGGGTCGGTGTTCGATCCGCTCTCCGCGTTCCACCGCACCGCCGACGGGTGGCTGCGGCTGCACGCGAACTACCCGTGGCACCGGGCGGCGGCGCTGCGGGTGCTCGGCACCACCGAGGAGCGGGCTCCCGCGGCGATCGCCGAGCGCGCGGGCGTCGAGCTCGAGACCGCGCTGCACGCGGCGGGCGGGGTGGGTGCCGCGGTGCGCACGGCGCAGCGGTGGCGGGCGGAGACCGGAGCACCTCCGCCGCTGGTCAAGCGGCACGTCGTCGGCGACGCCGCGCCCCGGCCCGCCCGCAGGCCGCGGGTGCTCGACCTGACGCGCGTCATCGCCGGCCCCGTCGCCACCCGCACCCTGGCCCTGCACGGCGCCGACGTCCTGCGCCTGGACCACCCGGACCGCCCCGAGATCCCGCTGCAGGCCGCCGACACGCTGCCCGGCAAGCGCTCCGCCCTGCTCGACCTGCACGACGCCGCGCGCCGCGAGGAGCTGCTGGCCGGGGCGGACGTGGTGGTCACCGGCTACCGCCCCGGTGCGCTCGACGCCTTCGGGCTCTCCCCGCAGGCCCTCGCGCAGCGCCATCCCGGGCTCGTCGTCGTCACGCTGTCCGCGTGGGGCGAGCAGGGTCCGTGGGGCGGGCGCCGCGGGTTCGACTCGCTGGTGCAGGCGGCGTGCGGGATCGCCGTCGAGGAGGGCTCGGCCGAGGCCCCGGGCGCCCTGCCCGCCCAGGTCCTCGACCACGCCACCGGCTACCTCGGCGCCGCCGCGACGCTGCTCGCCCTGGCGGCGCAGCGGCGCGAGGGCGGCACGCGGCACGTACGGCTCTCGCTCGCCGGCACGGCCGCGTGGCTGCAGGACCTACCGCGGTCGGCCGTCGCCGACGTCGCCGACGTCGACCCGGCCCCCCACCTGCAGGACGTCGGGGACCTCACGCTCGCCGCGCCCCCCGGCTCCGTCGACGGCGAGCCGCTGCGCTGGTCCGGGCCCGCCCCGTCGTTCGGGACGGCCGAACCGCGCTGGCGGTAG
- a CDS encoding mycothiol-dependent nitroreductase Rv2466c family protein has translation MAADVHFYFDPVCPFAWMTSKWVRQVQAARDYSVEWRFISLRLLNAHIDYDAHFPPEYEAGHTAGLRLLRMAAATRAEHGPDAVDRLYAALGAAIFDRDPVPDEAAFHGHRGTAEFVAPVLAGTGLPAGLADALDDPSWDAQIQAETDEALSLTGKDVGTPILQFEPPDGVAFFGPVISRLPAPDEAAELWDHVIALARFPGFAELKRSLRELPRLRALGVADDEVGVQQDWHGGSRRQKR, from the coding sequence ATGGCCGCCGACGTGCACTTCTACTTCGACCCCGTCTGCCCCTTCGCGTGGATGACCAGCAAGTGGGTGCGGCAGGTCCAGGCCGCCCGCGACTACTCCGTCGAGTGGCGGTTCATCTCGCTGCGGCTGCTCAACGCCCACATCGACTACGACGCCCACTTCCCGCCCGAGTACGAGGCGGGCCACACCGCGGGGCTGCGCCTGCTGCGGATGGCCGCCGCCACCCGCGCGGAGCACGGCCCCGATGCCGTCGACCGGCTCTACGCCGCACTGGGCGCGGCCATCTTCGACCGGGACCCGGTGCCGGACGAGGCCGCCTTCCACGGCCACCGGGGCACGGCGGAGTTCGTCGCCCCCGTCCTGGCCGGCACCGGGCTGCCCGCCGGTCTCGCGGACGCCCTCGACGACCCGTCCTGGGACGCGCAGATCCAGGCCGAGACCGACGAGGCCCTCTCCCTGACCGGCAAGGACGTCGGCACCCCGATCCTGCAGTTCGAGCCGCCGGACGGCGTGGCGTTCTTCGGCCCGGTGATCAGCCGCCTGCCCGCCCCCGACGAGGCGGCCGAGCTGTGGGACCACGTCATCGCCCTGGCCCGCTTCCCCGGGTTCGCCGAGCTCAAGCGCAGCCTGCGCGAGCTGCCCCGGCTCCGGGCGCTCGGTGTGGCCGACGACGAGGTCGGGGTGCAGCAGGACTGGCACGGCGGGAGCCGCCGGCAGAAGCGCTGA
- a CDS encoding DMT family transporter translates to MTGRRVDGLAAAALVVLWSSGFVGAELGTRTAPAVTLLAWRYVVGALLLGLVAAALRRPTPPGAWRRQAGLGVLVQVLYLGGIVTGVGLGVPAGTAALIAAVQPLLVAVVGGPLLGERTTGRQRAGLAIGLVGVVWVVAGDVGGGTAPGWAYLLPVGGMLALTAGTVLQRRMRAPETPLQSLTMQTAVAAALFVTAAAGTGDLVPPADPAFWWAVAWVVLLSSFGGYGSYLVVLRRSGALRVSTLLYLTPPVTAAWAFLMFGEVPGVLAWPGAAACAVGVGLVLLGRPQETVGPPAHDGAHDRARRVLPRHP, encoded by the coding sequence ATGACAGGAAGAAGGGTCGACGGCCTCGCGGCGGCCGCACTGGTGGTGCTGTGGAGCTCGGGCTTCGTCGGGGCCGAGCTGGGCACCCGGACCGCACCCGCGGTGACGCTGCTGGCCTGGCGGTACGTGGTCGGGGCGCTGCTGCTGGGGCTGGTGGCCGCGGCGCTGCGCCGCCCGACCCCGCCCGGCGCGTGGCGGCGGCAGGCCGGGCTGGGGGTGCTGGTGCAGGTCCTCTACCTCGGCGGGATCGTGACCGGGGTCGGGCTCGGGGTGCCGGCCGGGACCGCGGCGCTGATCGCGGCGGTGCAGCCGCTGCTCGTCGCGGTCGTCGGCGGCCCGCTGCTGGGCGAGCGGACGACGGGGCGCCAGCGCGCGGGGCTGGCGATCGGGCTGGTCGGAGTCGTCTGGGTCGTGGCGGGGGACGTGGGCGGCGGCACCGCGCCGGGGTGGGCGTACCTGCTGCCCGTGGGCGGGATGCTCGCGCTCACCGCGGGCACGGTGCTGCAGCGCCGGATGCGCGCCCCGGAGACGCCGCTGCAGTCGCTGACGATGCAGACGGCGGTCGCGGCCGCGCTGTTCGTCACGGCCGCCGCGGGCACCGGGGACCTCGTGCCGCCCGCTGACCCCGCGTTCTGGTGGGCCGTCGCGTGGGTGGTGCTCCTGTCGTCGTTCGGCGGGTACGGGTCCTACCTGGTCGTGCTGCGCCGCAGCGGGGCCCTGCGCGTGAGCACGCTGCTCTACCTCACCCCGCCGGTCACGGCGGCGTGGGCGTTCCTGATGTTCGGGGAGGTCCCGGGGGTGCTGGCGTGGCCGGGCGCGGCGGCGTGCGCGGTCGGCGTCGGGCTGGTGCTGCTCGGGCGTCCGCAGGAAACTGTCGGACCCCCGGCGCATGATGGTGCCCATGACCGCGCTCGCCGGGTTCTCCCCCGCCACCCGTGA
- a CDS encoding TetR/AcrR family transcriptional regulator: MPDPLDPGPPLTAAGERLVVAASELFYRHGIRAVGVDLIAERAGTTKKTLYDRFGSKDALVALYLRRRARTWQAFLAERTRGDGSVLAVFDALDAWLVSQDRGCAFVNAYAEIGGTDHPGVAVVRAEKEWMRELFAGLVGDAGLGAQLHLLYEGAAVMVTAGGRPDAVARARDAARALLGV, from the coding sequence GTGCCCGACCCGCTCGACCCCGGACCCCCGCTCACCGCCGCGGGGGAGCGCCTCGTCGTCGCCGCGTCGGAGCTGTTCTACCGGCACGGGATCCGCGCCGTCGGCGTCGACCTCATCGCCGAGCGCGCCGGCACGACGAAGAAGACGCTCTACGACCGCTTCGGCTCGAAGGACGCCCTCGTCGCGCTGTACCTGCGCCGCCGCGCCCGCACCTGGCAGGCGTTCCTGGCCGAGCGCACCCGGGGCGACGGCTCCGTGCTCGCCGTGTTCGACGCGCTCGACGCCTGGCTCGTCTCCCAGGACCGCGGCTGCGCCTTCGTCAACGCCTACGCCGAGATCGGCGGCACCGACCATCCCGGGGTCGCCGTCGTCCGGGCGGAGAAGGAGTGGATGCGGGAGCTGTTCGCCGGACTGGTCGGCGACGCCGGACTCGGTGCGCAGCTGCACCTGCTCTACGAGGGCGCGGCCGTCATGGTCACCGCGGGCGGGCGGCCCGACGCCGTGGCGCGCGCCCGGGACGCCGCCCGGGCGCTGCTCGGGGTTTGA